The DNA segment ttgtttcaaaacaaaaacaccaatACAAATTTAAGTCTGCTGTGACAACTCTGTGTTAATAACAAAGCATAAAACCACTCATATACTGATTTTTGAAATACTTGAAAAGTTATTATGagtcatcaaataaaaatatcacttAACAAACATTAAACCAGATATCCATCTCTTTAAATGAATAGCTCTTTTATGTTTTACTAGCAATGCACTTCCAGGAAAGCATTAAACATGAATTTGCATTTACTCTGGAACGAATGAGCTGCTACACTACAGGGAAATGATGTGTTACAGAGCATGAAGAAAGCCAGAGGAAAAATGAAGAAGTCATCTCACtcttttgttcattgtattTATAATGCTGTGATGATTATatggtaaaaatgacaattacaaAACAATTAGAAAATGACAATCAGTCAGCAATTCACATCAACAACAAAACTTTGGCATACCTCATAGAAGGATGACAATGGGCCAGTTCCTGCGGTAAGCTTTGTAATAAAGGAATACATGGACTGTACATTATACCAGTACATACAGACTAATGTACGGCACTTCATGAAGAACTGCTCTTTCTGCCTCTTAATGTTTGTTCTACAGAACACTTTGCTAATGTACgtgaatatatttacatgtaactGAGGATTACTCTTACTAAACAAGTCTTTGCCACAAGCACAGCATTTTTGAAACTTGTAAGTATTATGCTGACAGGACAAATTTACCTGCCAGAATGCATTAAAGAATTAAGCCGACTCAGTTAGGAAATACAGGCTTTGTTAAACATAATATTAGTGCATGCACATCTTGTCAACAAGCATGACTTTTTTTCAGCTCAAGTAGCATCTGATATAATGGCAATGCCATACAAAGCTACTAACATTGGTGAAATGTATGATTACCTGTGATGCACATCTCTTCTGTACTTCTTCATTGATAAACCATCCATGTTGGCTGGAAGTTCAGCATAATTTTGGAGCCGATCACTCCAAGATGTCGTCATCTTTAACAGTTATTAAGTCTGAGAAAGATACACATATTTCTCAGTTTTTCTACAATTCACATGATACATAATGTGGCTATGGGTATaacgaaataaaatgaaaaatgaaaactagTGTATCAGAGGTTACTTTTCCACCACATTATTTAAATTACTGGATTATAGCTCAGTctgctaatattattatttaaaactcaACAACAACAGAGGAGACAAATAAACCAATAATAAAGATACTGAGCACATGTCCATCAATACATATAATTCACCCAAGTACATTATTTATCATTCTTTTAAAAAGTCGGTGGAACAGCTGGCAAGTGTATTTCCTGTTTGTCAGACTTCCATTAAaagcataaaaacacacaaagctGCAAGCTACCTGAAACATAAcccttaaaatatttataaatattgatataatgGGCATATTATAATGGGCTGATTGTGGCGACatgaaagggatacttcacccaaaaatgaaaattctgtcatcatttacttaccttagagttgttccaaatgtgtatacatttctttgttctgatgaacacagagaaagatatttggaataatgcttataactaaacaggtctcaacacccattgactaccatagtaggaataaaacaatggtagtcaaaagtgcctcagaactgttttctgtcctacattcttcaaaacgtcttattttgtgttcaacgtaaattgtcctactatgggagtcaatgggtgttgagatctgtttggttacaagcatcattccaaatatctttctctgtgttcatcagaacaaagaaatgtatacacatttggaacaactcgaaggtgagtaaatgatgacagaatttttcatttttgggtgaagtatcactttaacattaGATAAGTTATGTCTGATGCACATTTAACACTGCAGCCTCtttcaaataaacaacaatttGCAACGTAAAACTCGCAGATAAACAGATTTACAGTTAACGAAAAATATTAAAGCATAATTATGAGCAGCTCTTTCTTCGTGCTCATGCAGTTCCGTGATTGCAAAGTTAGCACATCAGCTAATTCACATTCCTTTAGTTTTGAGCCACCGGAaactaatatattaaatgaagGAATTCTATTAACGAAAGTCGTCATAAGAATGACACGCACATCTTCTGCAACGATTTAACAGCACGACTAGTGTTTACAGAAACGGTTTTATTGTCGCGCTCTGTCAGTTGGCTACTTACCTCGCAGCCTTCAGTGAGCAACAACTGCAGCTCTGCGCTATCTCCgcactgcgcatgcgcagacaTAGTAAGCGCATAAATCACTTATGATTACAACATTCAACTTTCTATTAAACACACAAGTAAATCACATCTTTTAGTCAAATATAACACTATATAACAGTATAGACAACCTGTGGATATTATGgcatacaaacatacatatagatggcaaaatgtaatttacaagTGGGGCGCACAGAACGGTTACAGTGAGACTATATTTACTGACACGTGGTTGTTTCTGTTGCATTATTGTGATCAGATTAATGATCAACAGCAGAAATCAATGGTCAACCAAAACTGCGAAAAGAAGGATCGCATTAGAAGAGAAATGTTGCCATCTACTGGTTGTCAACTGTTCACCATGTTTCCAGAGTTTTTAACAAGtaatttaaagccacaatatggaagaattttgttatgaaatatccaaaaatcacttgcacagtgtgatacatttcatgcagttgtgtacttacattatcccaaatgttcccaagaatgtgcaaatccagagaaattcctatttaaaataatggcccgtcccttgacTCCCTTGTAATTGTCgtatatcagtgacttaatatccagTGCTTCGCACTagcctcagtttccggttgtagaaactacggcaacacgcaaatgcggaagtggttatacagcatctgggacgcagcatctgttgttctgttattatggatcacgattactctttggcgagtaaaggagcccccaaaaagtgtaaacgtaggccaaatgaggcaagcaggcttaaggacaaacgaagaaataaaacaaggattcatatccttttttatataaataaaagcgttttctaaatggagagagcttcgcgaccaacttagactcgacagagactccgctctcgcaagtgttttaatagacaggtaagcactttttttattgtacatgaaatactcatgcacagattatttgaatagttatgaatgcagttactcTATGAAATAcaacagtatatgtcgcacaaaaatatgtagccaataacgttacttgtaaatgctgtgggttcgttccaatttactttttaaacgacgactgtatgactgttttaaacaggtaaaactgtgtagcattacgctaccaaatcaattgacaaagtccaatatcagtcgcgggctataGCATTAcagtccacgtttcttgcaagctaattcattacgatgacataaaatacaattaattcattacctcgtccatGAACATGATGGGTGATGTCCATAcacctctggatggtgaaaacgacatgtcccataattccactctcctacataacgtcatttagcttcgccttttgttgttgtttcgaaagtgcgccatctagcggtccaaattttccatattgtggctttaagcaATTCTAACTACTTCGATCTGTCTGTTTATATCAAAAGACGCAAACTAtacttaaaacattaaaatgagatCAAGTGAAATTAAATGTGATATACTAATGAAACGAATCTTACTGCTGGAGGGGTGGAGGAAGTCTGATTTACATGTACACATAGACAACTTGTTTAAAAATAGATACATTAATagtttttaggttattttacGCCTATTTAAGGATTTCTGCAGCAGTTGTTTGTACGTTATTAttagattttaaaaagtacCAATATCGGTAATTGGGATATAATAtctgtttataaaaaatgtaataaatataaatatttgaaattattttaaaagaatgtAACATAATTAATTTTATACCACTTTGAAGATatattaaacacttcatgataTGCAAGTCTagaaaataaattatacaaataatacaaattacaaaatacattttaaaatagtatGAGATGTTTTAGCTGTGATATAGTCTCATTGTCTCATAATTTTGGCTTGCAGGCTtgcatgtgttttgtttgtgacgGGGAAAAAAATGGTAGAATATTTTCAGAATATTATAAAGCCATAAAGAATTTAAGACGTTACATCATGACTAAATAATCAATGAAACTGTTGAAGTTCGGAGTCATGCAGCACTGCGCAAACCCGGACAGTTCCATCTACACGAGCTGTTTAAAATGGATCAGAAAATCTGCAAACTACTTTATGTATAAATTCACTGTCAACCCTGTTAGCATACAAACGAAATCAACGTTTTTAAGATATGAATATTATCATAATCTTGATTGTCACCACCAGAGGGAACATGTACGCGCAGATGAATGAGACCGTCCGCTGGGTATATAAAGAGAAGCACACCCATTTTTAGACTCCCTTAGTTGCTTCAAAGATGAGCTACGGGTCGAACCAGTACACGTCCTCATCCTACAGAAGGATATTTGGGGAAAGCCCTCGCTTTACGGGTTCCCCTTCTAGAATGAGCAATGTTTCTTCGCGGAGTTCCGTGTCTTCCAGCGGTTTCAGGTCTCAGTCGGTATCCCGCAGCAGCGCATCTCCTCCGGCGTACTACAAGAGATCTGGTCGATCGTCTTCTTTCTCCCCGGTCCATTTCGACACCGTGGACTTTTCGCAAGCATCCGTGGTAAACAACGAGTTCAAAATCGTCCGAACCAATGAAAAGGAACAACTGCAGGGTCTCAATGACCGTTTCGCAATGTTTATTGAGAAAGTGCGCAATCTGGAGCAGCACAATAAAGTGCTGGAGACCGAACTTGTGAGTCTGCGCCAGAGGCAGAACGAGCCGTCTAGACTTGCTGAACTCTATCAGCAAGAGATCAGAGATCTGCGAGCCCAGCTGGATGAAGTGAGCAGTGAAAAGTCCCATATTCTTATTGAACGAGACAGCATAGAGGAAGACTCGCATAAACTCCGAGGAAAGTTCGAGGACGAGATCAGAGCACGAGAAGAGGCCGAGCAGACTCTCAGGTCGTACAAAAAGGACGTGGATGATGCCACGATGGTGCGAGTGGACCTGGAAAGAAAACTCGAGTCCCTTTTGGACGAGATCAATTTTCTGAAGAAGGTGCATGACGAAGAGGTGGCGGATTTGACGAGTATGATCCAGGCAGCCCAGATATCTGTGGAAGTGGAGTTGTCTAAGCCCGATCTCACGTCGGCCCTCAAAGAGATCCGTGGCCAGTACGAAGTCATTGCGTCTAAAAACCAACAGTCCGCTGAAGAATGGTACAAATCAAAGTTTGCCAGTCTGAACGAACAAGCCATTAAAACCAGCGAGGCTATGAGAGCCACAAGGGAGGAGATCAATGACTACAGAAGACAACTGCAATCTAAAACCATCGAAATTGAAACACTGAGAGGAACAAACGAATCACTTGAACGACAGATCCGTGAGATGGAAGATGCGCACAATACCGAGGTCGCAGGTTATCAGGTAGGCTTTATTAAActtataatgtatttttttcttcgaTTTTTTACTTGTTGGGACTTGAGGTGTTTACTTTGATCATGTACACTTGCCTAATCCCTTTTACACGTAATTCATGGCGTTTTGATAAGTGAAATGAGCTCAATGGTTTCTCTGCGGGctctgtccatggtgctgaactAATGCGCACGAGTTGGCCGAGGTTAATTCCACTAAGAGTCTCTTGATAAAGAGGATTTTGGCTTGTGCAAGGTCATGGTCACTTCGTGACAAAGGCCTCAAAGTTATTTTCCTTTCATGTTTACAACTGAAATACTTAACAAATGTGATCATGTAATAGCAACTATCTAAAATACCATACGCATTTCAGAATGATCTATTTCACCTAAAAGTGAAGAAAGTTAGACTGTAAATGAGATTAGCGTCTCTGAACCTCCTGCTGAGAGATTCAGTGAAAAAGAGATCAGCCTTTTTAAACAAGTCAGTCGAATTTAGGTGCAGACATTATGTACTGAATTACTTAATGTAATACATTTCTTAATACAGTATAGAACTTCTGTCATTTGATGGACATTGCGTGTAATGAGAAGGCTGGTGTTAAAATATTAACTATTTTCAATGCCATTTACCAGGAAACATTTGGGCAGCTGGACCTCGAGCTTAGAAACACAAAGAGTGAAATGGCTCATCACCTCAGAGAGTACCAGGACCTTCTGAATGTCAAGATGGCGCTCGACATTGAAATTGCAGCATACAGGTAGAGTACAAATTTTGTATGGTGTTACCATGTTAAATATGCGCAGAAAATTAATAGCATTGAATGTCACTGTATGACtttataaaataacttttaatcaaTCTTACTTAATATCTTCACAGGAAACTACTGGAGGGTGAAGAAACCCACTTCAGTTCTGGGGTGCATTTCTCCAGCGCACCCAGCATTAGTTACGGGTATCAGAGTCACTCCATTTCTACCTCAACTCGCAATCccaagaaagagaaagaggaagagaCACAGCCTAAATCCAAAGCAGCTGCTAAGCGAGATGAAAATACTGAGGAAACAGCTGTCATTAAGAAGACAGAAAAAAGTGATAATGTTGATGTTAATTCCAACTAGAATGTTGCTATAGATTATGTAGTATTTAGTTGTTTCTCTAATAAGAACCTGTTTATTATTGTGTGATGTCAGTCTTAATGTTTGACACAGTAAACACTGCCAGTAGTTGTTTATggtaaaacactttaatgttaCTGTGACAATGTTTGAAACACCATATCTAGAATGTTGGTTTCACATTCCAAAACTATTGCCTCAGATATGTTTTCCTAATTGTTGTACTTTAGCTTCAGGGATAGCATTTTAGCACTGTTAATGACCATAAACCATAATGTGAAAAGATGAGTGAGATACACaataaacattaatttaatgATTTTAGATAGCATGCTTGTTGGGAGCATTGCGGCATATTTCTAACAAGGGACCAAAATTATTGAATCTTACATCAACTGTACCACATGTATGCCTTAACCACACCAAGAGCAGTAATTAAAATCTCACGATTATTAATATTTGTCttgctgtttttatttagaAACCACTCTCTCCAACATCAACAAACATGTATCacacataaaatacatttgtatctCTATGTATTTTAGGTACTACATATTTAATCGTTGTTTGAGCCTTTATACACAATATACTTTAACAAACTACAAGTAAATGCACTTCTGATATATATAGGTATACCTATATTTATCAGAAGTGCATTTACTTTTTTTGAAGTGACCTTCTGTTTGAATGCTAATAGATTCTATTTCTCTCCACACACAACAGAGAATTTAAAGATCTGATTGATTAATCCCTGTCTCTCCTCACAGCTTTTGCCATGTGCTGTTCTGAATGACAGTGTTTTGTTGAAAATTTGGCAGATGACCTTTTAGGATTTATTGTCCCTTTGGAAAACGGGTAGCTGGACTATAAATTCTATTCAGAATAAAGTCAGCAAAAGTGAATCTTATACTCACAAGGATACAGTGAATTGGATATAGACCATTAAAACATaagttaaacaaataaattaaagctCTGACGCTAAAATTAGAACAGGTTTCTAGCTATATTGTACTTAATACTGTTAAAGCACCTTAATTTGATGTAGTTCGGGTGGAGGCGGTTCCCTTGGAAACCATTCTCTCTAGTCTTTCGTGACCCCCTGGGTTTTAAGCAGTTTATCTCTCGACCCCTCCCTTTATTCTTTTAGCAAACCTCTCTCTAGAGCATTTCATGATAGTGGCTTTAGCAAAACGAACCTTTATTAGTATCGCATGAGATGATTAACGTTTCATAACATTTAGGCAAATGTATCTTTAGTGAGGACAATAACAGCGTCACAGGAACACACTACAGTAATCAGAAGTGGGGCATAGTTACAAAGGATTtttcaaaactgtaaaaatgtgtgAATGAAAATGGATCATACTTAAATAAATCATACAAATAAACCAACAAGGACAAACCTCTATTTGCTCAcattgttgctttttcaaaaatgattatatttttttaatactcAAACAATTCTGTAACAATCCTACAAAATCAAAAGAGACCTGGAAAACCCAGAATAAAGTAAACCACAAATCACAGTTGAAGGATAAAAAAGACAACTTAAcaaatcatttaattttttcagaTAATTAAGAGTAAACTAATAACTAATTTCCACTACTGTGACAGTGCGAATAGTAATAATGCACCCCAAACAATGATATTTCTTATGAGACTAGGAGAAAATTGCTTTAGTTTTTCTGCAACATCAGCAGAagcataaaacataatttacagaaaagtaatgcatttataaagtaaagtttattgttttatcaGACAGTGTTTAGTGTAAATATTTCATTACAGTACTGAAGTTTATCAGTGCATTTGCTGAAACAATGctggtatttttttattttgcttttaaagcATAAAATAATCAGAGCTGGAAGTACAAATCATTTTGCATAGTATaatctttttaaagggataggtcaccttaaaataaaaatactgtcttCATCTACTCACCTTTTccaagttccaaatctgtacaaatttctttgttctgatgaacacatttggacaaatgcttgtaaccaaacagttcttggaccccattgactaccatcgtaggaaaattttactttatttttttgtttaaaaaaagcaaggacagaaaacagttctggggcacttttgactaccattgtaatttctccaacatatggtagtcaatagagaccaagaactgtttggttacaagcatttgtccaaatctTTCTGTGTATTCATCAGCGCAAAGTCTGTATTCATCAGCGCAAAGAAATTTAttgagatttggaacaactagagagtaattcatgacagaatttaattttttgggtgaactattcctttaaagttcAGTTTAGCCCTCGTTATGAAATATCTATACACCCTGGTTCACAGTTTTTTACAGTAGTTGGTCTCTTTTGTAGCTTCTCTCACTGAGCTGGCAGCACAAGCCCAAAATGCAGAACCAACATCCCATCCTGAAAGAgcacaataatacatttaagtatCGATGTATCATTAACTTGATTAATACTCATAATCATATTTGTTGAACcaagaagaaaatataaaacaaacacaatgttcAGAACCTGGCCTGTCTCACTCACACAacaaatatgctaaataaagaTCTCATTTAAATGTTGTAAACAAAAATCCTTTATACAAAGAAAACCTCAGTTAGGAGAGTCTGCTGTGAATGCTATTTTTAGAGAC comes from the Triplophysa rosa linkage group LG9, Trosa_1v2, whole genome shotgun sequence genome and includes:
- the inaa gene encoding internexin neuronal intermediate filament protein, alpha a, which codes for MSYGSNQYTSSSYRRIFGESPRFTGSPSRMSNVSSRSSVSSSGFRSQSVSRSSASPPAYYKRSGRSSSFSPVHFDTVDFSQASVVNNEFKIVRTNEKEQLQGLNDRFAMFIEKVRNLEQHNKVLETELVSLRQRQNEPSRLAELYQQEIRDLRAQLDEVSSEKSHILIERDSIEEDSHKLRGKFEDEIRAREEAEQTLRSYKKDVDDATMVRVDLERKLESLLDEINFLKKVHDEEVADLTSMIQAAQISVEVELSKPDLTSALKEIRGQYEVIASKNQQSAEEWYKSKFASLNEQAIKTSEAMRATREEINDYRRQLQSKTIEIETLRGTNESLERQIREMEDAHNTEVAGYQETFGQLDLELRNTKSEMAHHLREYQDLLNVKMALDIEIAAYRKLLEGEETHFSSGVHFSSAPSISYGYQSHSISTSTRNPKKEKEEETQPKSKAAAKRDENTEETAVIKKTEKSDNVDVNSN